The DNA sequence GGATCATGGTCGCGACCAAGCCGGTCGACTTCCGTAAAGGTCATGATGGATTGGCGGCATTGGTCAAGAATGAGCTGCGCAAAGATGCCGTAATCGGCCGCATGCGCATAGAAGGCGCGCTCTTCCTTCGACAGCCCCGGCCGTTCCTGCTCCCCCGACCATGCGAAGACATGCTTCCTGGATCTTGCGCGTTTGACGACCGGATCGAGGGCGTCGAATTTCTTGTCGAAATAGGTTGATTGCCACTCGCGGTGATAGTTGGTCACCGCGATGATATGCTTGTGCTGGATGTGAAGGTAGGCAAAACCGGTGAAGCCGAAATGCTCGGCGAAGTCCGCGAGCCCGGTCTTCAGGATGCATTCATCGCCCTCGATTGCGGCAAGATCGGTCAACTTGTCCAGCCAGTGCTGCATTCCATACCCCCATCTGTGATTACAACTATCCTTGTCGTCGCGGTCCGCCTCGACAGTCGGCGACCGGGAGCCCCAAGGACCGGGGCCATGGCGCGCAACTGATCGCGGAAATCGAGGCCGCGATAGTTGGATTCCAGGTAGGCGTGGCTGAAGTCGATCAGGGCTACGACATCCGGATGATTGACGGCTTTCACCGTTGCGGCAACTTCGGCCGGAGTCTGACGATACTGGCCCGGCTCCGTTGTGAAAATATTCTCAAAGGCGATGCGAATACCGTACGCTTTGGCATGCTCGCCCAATTCGAGCAGCGCTTCGCATTGACGCTCGTCAGCGCCGGCGCGTTGAGCGATCTGATCGGCGCGCAGAAAGCCCGCGTGCTGGACGAGAACGCGGGCGTCGATGCTGTCGCAAATCTCGACCAGTGCCTTTGCAGCATCGACCTGGTGCCGGCGCGTTGCCGGGTCCATGAAGTTCGAGGACACGAGGCCGTGCACGGTATAGCGGAAGGAAAACGTCTCAAGAAGGGTTCTGAGCCGATCGGCACGCTCTTTGACGATGCGGCCACCCGCGATCAGATCGAGGCTGGAAAGGGCGAGTTCGACCGTGTCGACGCCGATTGCCTCAAGGCGGCGCAGCTCTCTCTCGAGGCTGTCAAGCTCGCCGTCCGTCGATGCCGTATTGAAGCCCGTTGCGATAATATTGTTCATAATGATTTCCAGTTCTGAGGCGCTTAACCCGCTTTGGAGGCGACGGCGGCGGCCCGTTGGATTTCTCGTTCTTCGAGCCTCGCAAAGAGGCCGCGTAGCTCCGGCTCGCCGACCGCCGATGCCGCCAGACGGGGACTGAACCATTGAAGGTCGCGTTGATGGCGTTCCGGAAAGTCGTCTTCCATCCGCTGGACATCGAGAAGATGGACCTGGACCATTGCCGGAATGAACTCGCCGTCACCAAGCCTCTTCACGTAGGTGTAATGACCCCAAGCCTTTTTTCGGACGCGTCCCCGGACACCAGCCTCCTCCCAGGCTTCCTGGCTTGCGACCTCATGCGGCTTCTTTTTCGCCATTGGCCAACCTTTGGGTATGACCCAGCGCCCGGTACCCCGGCTGGTAATAAGGAGAACCTCGATTGGGCCTGAACTGTCATCGGTTCGCCGATAGCAAATAGCGGCGTACTGGGTCCTGATTTCGCCGGTCCAGAGCTTGTCAGCTACCATTGCCAGTCGTGCTAAAGCTGTTTGTCCTGCAGGTTCACCGGGCATGGCGTGATCCACCCTCGAATTGAGAAA is a window from the Neorhizobium sp. NCHU2750 genome containing:
- a CDS encoding NUDIX hydrolase is translated as MPGEPAGQTALARLAMVADKLWTGEIRTQYAAICYRRTDDSSGPIEVLLITSRGTGRWVIPKGWPMAKKKPHEVASQEAWEEAGVRGRVRKKAWGHYTYVKRLGDGEFIPAMVQVHLLDVQRMEDDFPERHQRDLQWFSPRLAASAVGEPELRGLFARLEEREIQRAAAVASKAG